The window TTTTCTTCTTGAAGAAAGAATTCAGTGAGAGGGAGGATATCTTCTTTTCTTTCTCTTAGGGGAGGAATTGAGAGTGATAGGAGGGAGTGCACCCTTAAAAGTGGACACTAAATTAAGACACATTTTCAATATATAACTCATTTCCCAACCTATCTTCAAATTCAACTGGCGATAGATAACCAATTGATGAGTGAAGACGCTTTCTATTGTAAAGATCTTCAATAAAGTGACCCATACAGTTTAAAGCTTCAGTTATGTTATCATACTCTGAAAGATACACCTCCTCTTTTTTAATTGTTGAGATGAAGCTTTCAGCCATGGCATTCTCCTGTGGACATCCTTTAGTGCTCATTGATATTAAAATGCCATGGCTTTTAAGCAGATTTACATATTCTTTTGAGGCATACTGAACGCCTTGATCTGAATGATGGATAAGTCTAGGACCTATAACTCGACGAATAAGCGCCATTCTAAGAGCTGAAAGAGCAAGTTCTGCTGAAAGGTTATCTCTTAAAGCCCAGCCAACTACTCTTCTCGAGAAAGCATCCAGTATAGCTGATAGAAAGCAGAATCCATATCTTAGACGAATGTAAGTGATATCAGCTACCCAGAGCTGGTTAATATCTGAGGGTAAGAAATCTTTAATTAAATTTGGGTAAACTGGTAGATTATGAGTTAAGTTTTCATTTGGCTTTCTGTGCTTTTTCTTTTTAGTTAACCTTAGCTCTCTCATAAGTCTTAAAACTTTCTTGTGGTTGATGAGCTTTCCTCTTTTTCTAAGCTCATAAGTTATGCGTCTTGAGCCATAACCTGAATGAAAAAGCGCTACTTTTTC of the Acidobacteriota bacterium genome contains:
- a CDS encoding IS3 family transposase — translated: MLIEEYRGHLPVRRMCELMNVSRSAYYNFKNKDWPNKDLKDLALKEEIEKVALFHSGYGSRRITYELRKRGKLINHKKVLRLMRELRLTKKKKHRKPNENLTHNLPVYPNLIKDFLPSDINQLWVADITYIRLRYGFCFLSAILDAFSRRVVGWALRDNLSAELALSALRMALIRRVIGPRLIHHSDQGVQYASKEYVNLLKSHGILISMSTKGCPQENAMAESFISTIKKEEVYLSEYDNITEALNCMGHFIEDLYNRKRLHSSIGYLSPVEFEDRLGNELYIENVS